TGGTGTGGCCTTTCGCGCGGGCAGATTCAAGTCACGATGGAGGCGGTCACGCATAGTTCGTTCTTTCACATCTTTTAGAGGTTCTGagtattttttcttgattttactgGATGCAATAAATGGGTTCCTACCGGCAACATGCTGGTTAAGTGTATCAGTATCCGTAGACGTCTTCCTTGTCTTGCCTGGGCATGGTTTAAGTTTGGTTACTTTATTAGGATGTAGGCCTACACTGCGGCAAGGATGCAGCCCTATGTCGACAGATACGGCCAACAGTGACTCGTATTTTCCTGGTGGCCCCGAATATTTAAAagcagttataaaaaaaatagggggCTGCCAATAGTCCACAATCCAAAAACCCGAGCTTCAGGAAATGCTGTGACGATAACTTTTCCCGCTAAATGAtagcgcgcgcgcgggtgtgtgggtgtgtgggtgtgagcgcGCACgcttatatgtaagcatatagtatatccacatgtatagacatagataaataaatagacaaccaAAATTAGAGTTCCTCTATCATCATCTGTCCATAGaaagacaagaatgataatattttcaCAGCACAAGATATTTACTCTCGCCCATGCCCTTTTCTACATTCGCCACAATGAATACCGTTCATTCCTGTATCAGTGACGTCACTTGGTGGTTGGCCAGAATAATTAGTAACGTATCTCTTTACCACTGCTAGCTTCAAGCGGTGGCAAAGAACAAATATCTCAACCTCTCATTATCCTCCGAAACAATCGAACACTAGCTAGTATAACTGTCGTTTGTATTAATACTGGCGTAATACTGGCCTCGAAAAGTTTCATGATTCTGACAGGACTCTGGTTGAAACTAATCACTTGAGGTCTCAgtcttaaaaataaaataaataaataaataaataaaaaactgatTATTCATATGGAATCGTCAACCGTCATTGGATTGTCTATACCACTCTTTTCACCAGTACACGTATCTGGTTTGTTCGTCGTGATTCTGTCCTTGGAAATATCGAAGTCTCCCAGCTTACTCCCGTTTTCTGTGTCAGCGTTGAGGGCGGAACTGTCCGATTTTGATGTCATCCAGTGGAAGATTTTTAGACTAGTTTTGTTAACTGTTTTCTCTGGAACGTCTGACTTTTCGGACACACCTGAAAGAATCCAAAAtctaatttttttaataatatcaattatactgATGTTGAagacataatgatatcaatgtaaatgataatgataaataccatTAGCACTAATGATCTCTATTTGTTAACTGCATTATCTGGAAATCATGGTTAtagtgattttgaaaaaaaaatatatcattagttatcatattagtactaaaatattaatgataataataatgatgatgatactctaatgatgataataatgatgatgatgtgatgtgatgatgatgtgatgtgatgtgatgtaatgataatgatagtaacaataataataatagagataatgccaacaataataatggtaacaataataataacaaaacgacactaatgacgatgatgatgatgatgataatgatgacaatggcaatgatgatgatcactgCAGGACCAGTAAAAACGCCAATGATCAAAATTGTCCGAATCCACGTCGACTAACCAAAAACGCAGGTGGCAAGGTTGGACAAGACGATCGTGCTGAGAACTCCAATAGCCCCGAACAGGCAGTAGGAGAGGAGGTACAGAGGGAACACCTCCGCGCTGTTGGTACATAAGTGGTATTAATATCGGCAAAGTCGATAGAAAGGGGAAAGCATCAGAAATAAATGTTACTTGGGGAAAATTGGGTTTGTTAAATGTTTTAGGGATTGCATTATGAATAGGAGTTTAAGgctaagaacttttttttttctcaaagagcTAATCTTGTGATTAAAGgtgttgaatattattattgtatttgagtCTATTGGAATTTATCTGAAATTGGCCATATTCCATGTTGAGGTCGTGTTTAATCtattaatacaaacacaaaatcatGTTTCAAGTAAAGAAaactgttgagagagagagagggagggagagagacagacagacagacagacagacagacagacagacagacagacagacagacaaagaaaaagagagaaagaataagaaagaccaataaaaacagagaaagcgacaggaagaaagaaggttcagagaaggagagagcaaaaatGCCAAACCAAGAAAACGGACAAAGCGACCCCAACATCCTACGGAGCCGACTCACGGGTCAGAAGGTCCTGGATCTGCTGTGCTCGTCGCGAAGGCCGTGGAGGACGTGAAGGGCGTGGTGGTGGCATTGGCCCCGGGACAGCCCTCGGTCGAGAGAGGCAGCAAGGGCGTCGGGGGGGCGTACAAGAAGTTTCCGATCACGATCCACAAGTTGAGGGCGACACCGCAGAGGAAACCCGAAATGGCGCTCTGATGGTGATAGGATGGGCCAGTTAGCGTATAGTATTATCTTTAAGAAATATGTTTTGCtagagaaaaaaattgagaaataTTCATCAGAAAGTTTGGATACTGCGTTCTAGAAGCGTGGGAGTAATTCCTAAAatcacgtttattttttttttttttatgaagtgtaTCAGTCTCACAATAGCATATACAATAACCCCAGTAACGGAAAGGAAACAAATctgtaagagagaaaaataactatTAAAACAGATTCCTGTGAGCCTTGGAATGTCCCACtcaaaaataaatcagaaagaaacaggaaaactCCTGAAGAATTCTAACTGAAAAATAAACCATCTAAAgatgctccctcctcctctaattaataaatgaacggataaaaaagagacaaatcattaaataaataggtaaccaaatgaataatattaaatacatacataatcccCAAAAGAGGGGGGGAACTCGATCAAACATGTCTGCTCACCACAGCCTTGACCCAGGGGCAGAGGACACCCGTAAGCATAACTCCGGAAATAGGGCCGCCCAAACCGCCCGCAATGGAGTAGGCGACTTGCACGAGGCCGCCCATTCTCCCAGCCAGAACGCCCAGGACGGTGGAGAGCACGCCGATGAGCATGGCTGCGGAGGGCGAGAAGAGAccggggtgagggcgagggaaggacaTTAACGAAGTTATTCGGGACAGGGCGGCGTTGTTGGCGGTggtggtagagaggaggaggtagtgatTGGGCCGAGTGGAAAGAATGATTAGGCTCCCGTAACATGGTGAAACTAATTACGGTATTCTGATAAGAATgagtaaacgtgtgtgtgtgtgtatacatatatatatatatacatatgtattatatatatatgcatatacatatatatcacacacacacacacacacacacacacacacacacacacacacacgcacacacacacacacacacacacacacacacacacacacacacacacacacacacgcacacacacacacaacacacacacacacacacacacacacacacacacacacacacacacacacacacacacacacacacacacacacacacacacacacaacacacacacacacacacacaccacacacacacacacacacacacacacacacacacacacacacacacacatacacacacataaatatatatatatatatatatatacacatatatatatatatgtgtgtgtgtgtgtgtgtgtgtgtgtatacatatatatatatatatatatatatgtgtgtgtgtgtgtgtgtgtgtgtgtgtgtgtgtgtgtatacatatatatatatatgtgtgtgtgtgtgtatacatatatatatatatacacatatatatatatatgcatatacatatatatcacacacacacacacagcacacacacacacacatacacacatatatatatatatatatatatacacatatatatatatatatatacacatatatatatatatgtgtgtgtgtgtgtgtgtgtgtgtgtgtatacatatatatatatatatatacacatatatatatatatacacatatatatatatatacacatatatatatatatgtgtgtgtgtgtgtatacatatatatatatatatatacacatatatatatatatatatacacatatatatatatatgtgtgtgtgtgtgtgtgtatacatatatatatatatatatgtgtgtgtgtgtgtatacatatatatatatatacacatatatatatatatatatacacatatatatatatatatatatatatatatgcatatacatatatatcacacacacacacacacatacacacatatatatatatatgtgtgtgtgtgtgtgtatacatatatatatatatgcatatacatatatatcacacacacacacacatacacacatatatatatatatatatatatatatatacacatatatatatatatgcatatacatatatatcacacacacacacacaccacacacacacacacacacatacacacatatatatatatatatacacatatatatatatatgtgtgtgtgtgtgtatacatatatatatatatgtgtgtgtgtgtgtgtgtgtgtatacatatatatatatatgcatatacatatatatcacacacacacacacagcacacacacacacacacatacacacatatatatatatatatatatatatacacatatatatatatatatatatatacacatatatatatatatatatacacatatatatatatatatatatatatatacacatatatatatatatacacatatatatatatatgtgtgtgtgtgtgtgtatacatatatatatatatgcatatacatatatatcacacacacacacacaccacacaacacacacacacacacacatacacacatatatatatatatatatgcatatacatatatatcacacacacacacacacacgcacgcacacacacacacacacacaacacacacacacacatcacacacacacacacatcacacacacacacacgcacgcacacacacacacacatcacacacacacacacatacacacatatatatatatatacacatatatatatatatacacatatatatatatatgcatatacatatatatcacacacacacacacacaccacacacacacacacatcacacacacacacacatcacacacacacacacacgcacacacacacacacatcacacacacacacacagcacacacacacacacgcacgcacacacacacacacagcacacacacacacacacacagcacacacacacacacgcacgcacacacacacacacatcacacacacacacacatacacacatatatatatatata
This sequence is a window from Penaeus chinensis breed Huanghai No. 1 chromosome 10, ASM1920278v2, whole genome shotgun sequence. Protein-coding genes within it:
- the LOC125029849 gene encoding sodium-coupled monocarboxylate transporter 2-like encodes the protein MLIGVLSTVLGVLAGRMGGLVQVAYSIAGGLGGPISGVMLTGVLCPWVKAVSAISGFLCGVALNLWIVIGNFLYAPPTPLLPLSTEGCPGANATTTPFTSSTAFATSTADPGPSDPAEVFPLYLLSYCLFGAIGVLSTIVLSNLATCVFGVSEKSDVPEKTVNKTSLKIFHWMTSKSDSSALNADTENGSKLGDFDISKDRITTNKPDTCTGEKSGIDNPMTVDDSI